The following proteins come from a genomic window of Excalfactoria chinensis isolate bCotChi1 chromosome 6, bCotChi1.hap2, whole genome shotgun sequence:
- the PPP1R3C gene encoding protein phosphatase 1 regulatory subunit 3C, whose amino-acid sequence MIQILDPRPLPNSIMPVDVAMRICLAHSPPLNSFLSPLEGCQRNNFVNKFKPLRPCLHVKRDSEAQKSDWNHSAARAKKRVVFADSKGLSLTAIHTFSEFQEHPGWDLQFDLISLENITSNLKLHEEKNLILDFPRPSADYLDFRSRLQKNLVCLENCSLQEKVLSGTVKVKNVSFEKKVQVRITFDTWKTYTDIECVYMNNVYGDSENDTFSFTIDLPPAIPSQEKIEFCISYQSGDRTFWDNNEGQNYKILHAEWKSDGVRIPSATKDCFDVPTPRKGQEREPDQLGSPRLSSGLFPQWQSSGGIENSSPYW is encoded by the coding sequence ATGATTCAGATCTTAGATCCGAGACCTTTGCCAAATTCCATCATGCCTGTGGATGTGGCCATGAGAATCTGCTTAGCTCATTCACCTCCGCTGAATAGCTTCCTCAGCCCCCTTGAGGGCTGCCAGAGAAATAACTTTGTGAACAAATTCAAACCTCTCAGACCGTGTCTCCATGTGAAACGTGACTCTGAGGCACAGAAGAGTGACTGGAACCACTCAGCAGCCCGAGCCAAAAAGCGAGTTGTGTTTGCAGACTCAAAGGGGCTCTCCCTGACGGCAATACACACCTTCTCAGAGTTCCAGGAGCACCCTGGCTGGGATCTCCAGTTTGATCTTATAAGTCTTGAAAACATAACGTCTAACCTGAAGCTTCACGAGGAGAAAAACTTGATTCTGGATTTCCCTCGTCCCTCAGCTGActacctggacttcaggagCCGCCTGCAGAAGAACTTGGTCTGTCTGGAGAACTGCAGCCTACAAGAGAAGGTGCTGTCAGGCACTGTGAAAGTAAAAAATGTGAGCTTTGAGAAGAAGGTTCAGGTTCGAATCACCTTTGATACGTGGAAGACTTACACGGACATTGAGTGTGTATACATGAACAATGTTTATGGTGATTCTGAAAATGATACCTTCTCGTTTACTATTGACTTGCCTCCTGCCATTCCTTCTCAAGAGAAAATAGAGTTCTGCATTTCCTACCAAAGCGGAGACCGTACCTTCTGGGACAATAATGAGGGGCAGAATTACAAGATTCTTCATGCAGAGTGGAAATCTGATGGTGTTCGGATACCATCTGCCACGAAAGACTGTTTTGATGTTCCAACTCCAAGGAAAGGGCAAGAGAGAGAGCCTGATCAGCTCGGCAGCCCAAGGCTGTCCAGTGGCCTCTTCCCCCAGTGGCAGAGCTCAGGTGGGATTGAAAATTCATCACCATATTGGTGA